The following nucleotide sequence is from Borrelia sp. A-FGy1.
CAACTTTTTCTTTTCCTACTAAACTTTTTACAAATTCATTTGTATGGAGTAAGACATTGTTTTTAATTAGTTCTTCTTCCATTATATTAGTAATTTCTTTGTCAAATGATTTGATAAGTATTCGCTTATCTAGTTGAATGATTCTTACATTTTTATTTCTATTTTTAGCTGCTTCTACCATTTCAAGTCCAATATATCCAGCTCCAATTATTACTATGTCATTTATTTCTTTTTTCTTAAAGAGTTCTTTTATTTCTGTTCCATCTTTCATGTTTCTTAAGGTATAAAAATTACTTAGGTGGATGTTGCTGATAGGAGGTATAATAGGGTTTCCTCCTGTTGCAATTACTAATTTATCATAGGTATCATTAAATATTTCTCCAGTTTTTAGATTTTTTATTTTAATAGTACTATTTTTGATTTTTACCTGGATAACTTCATGTTTAGTACGTACAGATATTCCATTTTTCTCAAACTCATCAGGTGTTCTAGCTATCATTTTATTTGAATCATCGAAGAATCCTCCAATAAAATAGGGCAATCCGCAAGCACCGAAAGATGTAGTATTTGTTTTTTCATAAATGGTGATATTTAATTTTTTATTTATTCTTTTCGCTTTAGCAGCAGCGCTAGTACCTGCAGCTGTGCCTCCGATAATTATTACTTTCATGTAAATTCCTTATTTTCTATTTTATTTTTGTTTTTGTAAATATTTATTGTTGTAAATATTTATATCTAATTGATTTAAATTTTTAGCAGTAATTATTCCTGCAACCATTGAATCACTTACGTTAGCAGATGTCCTTCCCATATCAATTAGAGGCTCAATAGATATTAATATCCCAACTAGTTCAACAGGTAGATTCATTGACGAAAGAACCATTAAAGATGCCATTGTTGCGCCTCCTCCTATTCCAGCTACTCCAAATGATGTTATTATTATTATTCCTATAAGTTGAAGTATAAATAATGGATCTGTTGGGTTTATCCCTTGAGTAGGGGCAATCATTATTGCTATCATTGCAGGATGGATAGCAGCGCATCCATTCTGTCCAATTGAAGCTCCAAATAAACTAGAAAGATTAGCAATACCTTCACTAACTCCTAATTGTTTAGTTTGTACTTCTACATTAACGGGTATTGTAGCTGAGCTAGAACGAGATATGAATGCAAATGTTAAAACAGGAAATGCCTTTTTAATAAAAGTAATTGGATTTAGTCTATTAAAGGCAATTAATGTCATGTGCATTAATATAGTAATGCCAATAGCAATATAAGATGCAAGTACAAATTTTCCAAGCTTCAGTATGCTTGAGATATCGCTTGTTGCTGATATTTTTGTGATCATTGCTAATATAGAATAAGGAGTCAACTTTAAAATTAAAATTAGTATTCCTGAAGTTAAATCTTGTAATGTTGTCATTATTTGTTTGAAAAATT
It contains:
- a CDS encoding CoA-disulfide reductase, which translates into the protein MKVIIIGGTAAGTSAAAKAKRINKKLNITIYEKTNTTSFGACGLPYFIGGFFDDSNKMIARTPDEFEKNGISVRTKHEVIQVKIKNSTIKIKNLKTGEIFNDTYDKLVIATGGNPIIPPISNIHLSNFYTLRNMKDGTEIKELFKKKEINDIVIIGAGYIGLEMVEAAKNRNKNVRIIQLDKRILIKSFDKEITNIMEEELIKNNVLLHTNEFVKSLVGKEKVEGITTNKGEYKADLVILSTGIQPATEFLEGQLETFKNGAIVINEYGETSVKNVFSAGDCATIYNIVSKQNDYIPLATTASKMGRVIGENLAGKRIPFKGTLGSASVKVLSLEAARSGLTEEDALNLGIKYKTVLVKDKNHTNYYPSQEDIYIKLIYNEETEEIIGAQVIGKNGAALRMHTLSLAIYSKITTKELGMLDFAYSPPFSKTWDALNVVGNAAK
- a CDS encoding L-cystine transporter yields the protein MNIALIYILLNIIIMVGLLGILYFFHKKHISFTKRIFIALGLGLIFGISMQYLYESDSTVIKESIRWINILGNSYVRLLKMIVIPLIIVSIISAITKLTNTQDVWKMSLSVILVLVFTAGIASIIGIYTSLFFNLTAESLQSGEDKITYERKLTQGLDRLNYTSITQRLTELIPENIFEDMAGMRPSSTIGVVIFAALVGISAVRVSKKKPESIEFFKQIMTTLQDLTSGILILILKLTPYSILAMITKISATSDISSILKLGKFVLASYIAIGITILMHMTLIAFNRLNPITFIKKAFPVLTFAFISRSSSATIPVNVEVQTKQLGVSEGIANLSSLFGASIGQNGCAAIHPAMIAIMIAPTQGINPTDPLFILQLIGIIIITSFGVAGIGGGATMASLMVLSSMNLPVELVGILISIEPLIDMGRTSANVSDSMVAGIITAKNLNQLDINIYNNKYLQKQK